Proteins encoded together in one Megalops cyprinoides isolate fMegCyp1 chromosome 20, fMegCyp1.pri, whole genome shotgun sequence window:
- the angptl4 gene encoding angiopoietin-related protein 4, giving the protein MKMTTLTYLLLCAAVLAATATGFPFERKGAAGKEKRVQYASWDDVNVIAHGLLQLGQGLKEHVDKTKGQMRDITAKLKSFNGTVAELGRQTQQLQEDSETLRARARGLEEREGQVLNVSAELRERAEELQRERQSVSDRMSRLEEKVDGMLQGEGMEVANGNYSDARIIQWMLEAQSRRIDELVERIRQQQDKLDKQNVRIRTLQNQIQQRKERSFLRRKVDEAALNSSTEQSDTPMEVATDCHELYLRGETSSGVYTVQPVGSQPFEVFCEMTTEGGWTIIQRRQDGSVDFDQLWQAYQNGFGNLNGEFWLGLEKIRSLTKDGDYVLQVQLSDWKEDTQSIRYSFRLDGEENSYALHLKEASAGTLESALSTEPSGLPFSTLDRDNDQKADTNCAKLLSGGWWFSNCGRSNLNGRYFLNQPPKQRHQRKQGVFWKTWRGRYYPLKTTVMKIAPAELEHTS; this is encoded by the exons ATGAAGATGACCACGCTGACATACCTGCTACTCTGCGCGGCCGTTCTGGCCGCCACGGCGACCGGCTTCCCGTTCGAGAGGAAGGGGGCCGCGGGGAAGGAGAAGAGGGTGCAGTACGCCTCCTGGGACGATGTGAACGTGATCGCCCAtgggctgctgcagctgggccaGGGGCTGAAGGAGCACGTGGACAAGACCAAGGGCCAGATGCGGGACATCACCGCCAAGCTGAAGTCCTTCAATGGCACGGTGGCGGAGCTGGGCCGGCAGacgcagcagctgcaggaggacagcGAGACGCTGAGGGCCAGGGCACGGggcctggaggagagggagggccaGGTGCTGAACGTGTCGGCCGAGCTGCGGGAGCGGGCGGAGGAGTTGCAGCGGGAGAGGCAGAGCGTGAGCGACAGGATGAGCAGgctggaggagaaggtggaCGGCATGCTGCAGGGGGAGGGAATGGAGGTCGCCAACGGCAACTACAGCGATGCACGCATCATCCAg TGGATGCTGGAAGCGCAGAGCCGGCGTATTGATGAGCTGGTGGAAAGAATCCGCCAACAGCAAGATAAACTGGACAAGCAGAATGTGCGCATTCGGACCCTCCAGAACCAG ATCcagcagaggaaagaaaggTCGTTTCTCAGACGCAAGGTGGACGAAGCCGCGCTCAACAGCAGTACTGAACAGAGCGATACACCCATGG AGGTGGCCACAGACTGTCACGAGCTGTACCTGAGGGGAGAGACCAGCAGTGGGGTCTACACCGTCCAGCCTGTCGGCTCCCAGCCCTTTGAGGTCTTCTGTGAAATGACAACAG AAGGTGGCTGGACCATCATTCAGAGGCGCCAGGACGGCTCGGTAGATTTCGACCAGCTGTGGCAGGCCTACCAGAACGGCTTCGGCAATCTGAACG GCGAGTTCTGGCTGGGTCTGGAGAAGATCCGCTCTCTGACAAAGGACGGAGACTACGTCCTGCAGGTCCAGCTCTCCGACTGGAAAGAGGACACCCAGTCCATCCGCTACTCCTTCCGATTGGACGGGGAGGAGAACAGCTACGCCCTGCACCTGAAGGAGGCGTCGGCAGGGACCCTGGAGAGTGCCCTGTCCACCGAGCCCTCCGGCCTGCCCTTCTCCACCCTGGACAGGGATAACGACCAAAAGGCCGACACCAACTGCGCCAAGCTCCTGTCAG GTGGCTGGTGGTTCAGCAACTGCGGCCGCTCCAACCTGAATGGCAGGTACTTCCTGAACCAGCCGCCCAAGCAGCGGCACCAGAGGAAGCAGGGGGTGTTCTGGAAGACCTGGAGGGGCCGCTACTACCCGCTGAAGACCACGGTGATGAAGATCGCTCCCGCTGAGCTGGAGCACACGTCGTAG
- the LOC118795847 gene encoding 40S ribosomal protein S15, translating to MADVEQKKKRTFRKFTYRGVDLDQLLDMSYEQLMQLYCARQRRRLNRGLRRKQQSLLKRLRKAKKEAPPMEKPEVVKTHLRDMIILPEMVGSMVGVYNGKTFNQVEIKPEMIGHYLGEFSITYKPVKHGRPGIGATHSSRFIPLK from the exons ATG GCAGACGTTGAGCAGAAGAAGAAGCGTACCTTCAGGAAGTTCACCTACAGAGGTGTGGACCTGGACCAGCTCCTGGACATGTCCTA TGAGCAGCTGATGCAGCTGTATTGCGCCCGGCAGCGGCGTCGGCTGAACCGCGGTCTGAGACGCAAGCAGCAGTCCCTGCTGAAGCGTCTGCGCAAGGCCAAGAAGGAGGCCCCGCCCATGGAGAAGCCCGAGGTGGTGAAGACCCACCTGAGGGACATGATCATCCTGCCCGAGATGGTGGGCTCCATGGTGGGCGTCTACAACGGCAAGACCTTCAACCAGGTGGAGATCAAG CCTGAGATGATTGGTCACTACCTGGGCGAGTTCTCCATCACGTACAAGCCTGTGAAGCACGGTCGCCCTGGCATCGGTGCCACCCACTCCTCCCGCTTCATCCCTCTGaagtaa